In Nitrosomonas sp. sh817, the following are encoded in one genomic region:
- the trbL gene encoding P-type conjugative transfer protein TrbL, which yields MYKVLCILLSTLLLILLSTKASAELAYVDPVTNQSVLDQVVQKFWTKVKSWHTVIQSAAERLFWSLVLISMVWTFGMMLLRKADIGDFFAEFTRFIIFTGFYFWLLTNAVSGHNIAGTIIDSMQQLGGTAAGLPSGASHASIMHTGILIWNQATKSVTFMQPIDSLMGFIISLIILIILTVIAVNMLLLLISGWVLMYAGIFFLGFGGARWTSDIAINYFKTVLGIGIQLFVMLLIVGIGSDLLSSFYAKMGKNVMNYEELAVMLIFTIAFFVLISRLPLLLAGIITGSSIGSSAGIGSYGASGFMAAAGTAAAVASYGGSLVADRLAAARSAGPDALRSAIEKGQAQESAGMNNISQGGGK from the coding sequence ATGTACAAAGTATTGTGTATTTTATTAAGTACTTTGCTTCTGATATTACTTTCCACGAAGGCATCAGCTGAGCTGGCATATGTTGATCCAGTAACTAATCAGAGTGTTCTGGATCAAGTCGTCCAAAAGTTTTGGACAAAGGTTAAGAGTTGGCATACTGTTATTCAGTCTGCCGCTGAGCGATTGTTCTGGTCGCTGGTATTGATTTCAATGGTGTGGACATTTGGCATGATGCTGTTGCGCAAAGCCGATATTGGTGATTTCTTTGCTGAGTTCACTCGTTTCATTATTTTCACAGGTTTTTATTTCTGGCTGCTGACTAATGCCGTATCAGGTCACAATATTGCAGGCACTATTATAGATTCGATGCAGCAATTAGGCGGCACTGCTGCTGGTTTACCGAGTGGTGCCAGTCATGCCAGTATTATGCATACAGGGATTTTAATCTGGAATCAGGCAACAAAGAGCGTTACATTCATGCAACCTATAGATAGTTTGATGGGCTTTATCATTTCTTTAATAATTTTAATTATTCTGACAGTAATAGCAGTCAACATGCTGCTCTTGCTGATATCAGGATGGGTGTTAATGTATGCAGGTATCTTCTTTTTAGGTTTTGGTGGCGCACGCTGGACATCCGACATCGCTATAAACTACTTTAAAACGGTTTTGGGTATTGGAATACAGTTATTTGTAATGCTCCTGATCGTTGGCATTGGCAGTGATCTGTTATCCAGTTTTTACGCCAAAATGGGTAAAAATGTTATGAATTATGAAGAACTGGCGGTTATGCTGATTTTTACAATTGCATTTTTTGTGTTGATTTCCAGGTTGCCGCTGTTGCTGGCTGGCATTATAACGGGTAGTAGCATAGGCTCGAGCGCTGGAATTGGTAGCTATGGCGCCAGTGGTTTTATGGCAGCGGCCGGGACAGCGGCGGCAGTTGCATCTTATGGTGGATCACTAGTAGCCGATCGGCTAGCAGCGGCAAGAAGTGCGGGGCCGGATGCTTTACGCAGCGCTATTGAAAAGGGTCAGGCTCAGGAATCTGCGGGTATGAACAATATTTCCCAAGGAGGGGGTAAATAA